The genomic stretch ATGCACTTGTCGAGATTCAGCAGCTTCCTTTGTAAGTTCGTCTCCAATGGATACGTTCCTGTAGTAACCCTTATAGTGTCGTCATACACTTTCACCCTTCTGGCGATCGAGAGGTACTACGCTCTAGTAAAACCGATGACAGCATCACGCAGGCTCAGAAATGACAATGTTGCTTACGTCATACTTGGAATCTGGCTTGTAGCCGTTGGATTAGTGACGCCGATATTTATCGTGGCCGATGCTGATTCTTATGGTTATTGTGACTTTGGCGACTCGGACAACAAGATTTTGATCTACGTTTACTGCCTGTTTACAATTTGCCTTATCATCCCCTTCATAATAATTGCAACCTGTTACCTTCGTGTCATCTATGGCATGCACTTCAAAAAAACCATTTGCAGTAATACAAGCGAAAGAGTCGATACGCGACAGGAAATAACTGAAAAACACAGACTGTTGAAAGTTCTCATATTATTGACTGCGGTGTTCTTCACTGCGTTTATCCCGTATAGTTTTCTGTTGATCATGAATTTTAGCAACATTTACTCTTCGAATGTAAAAAATCTCCGGTACAGCGCACAGTTCCTCACGCTCTTGAATTGCTCTATGAATCCTTTCATTTACGCATTCCAAAGCTTTAACTACAGACGGGGCTTCGTGcttgttttcaaacaaatgtTTTGCCGCGACAAGTCTGTAAATGCCATTGAATTACGTCAGGTGTGTAATAACAGTTCTGTGCGCACAGCGTGAGGAGTTGATACTTTAGAGGGGTCCCTAAGAGATTTCtcgggatgcgggatttggCTTATCTGAAGGACAGGGTTTGAGATTTCGAAGCAAAATGGGGGTCAGATTCGGAATCGAAAATGGGCGGCTTATAAAGCAACAACGACAGCGACGgctgcgaaaacgtcacttaaaaagggAAGTCGCACTACCTCAAaatttatcgcgcttattccatctcgtttaattcgtcaaatgttggaaagcgttttttggagttgaattctaaaggactgtatcaaagttcaggaaaaggaaaggaaagttgTTGTCCTGTGTtaccgtcctcgacaaaacgtgaacttaggcattttcacgttgtagtcgtgcaacgacggccaAGAAATGCACAACACAGcgcgatgcacgtgcagagttgttgttttgccaaaaaaacctattcattttttttttgccgttctcgttgccgtcgccgtcgtcgttgggCCCTAAGCTCCCTAATATGCACGAGAACCGGGATACCAAAAAAATCCATCGGGATTAGGATAAAGGGATTTAGGGGAAAATGTGGATTGGGATGACGGAATGAAAGACCCGTAGTCGGTACCCTTACTTTGGGGACTCGGTGTCAGAATTTATGACGGTAAATAGATGGGCGTGGATGTCCACAAAAGGTTTCCAAACCCGATTAGattaaaagtagtaacaaccaaaaggttacggagtgcgggcgacaacgatcgaaggtcgaaacgcttttgctccatcgcTGTGCTTGGCGTAAGTTTTACGTGACAGATAGTCagaacacgcgtgatcagattacgagtgataaaAGGTCCAAACACGCGTcatcaaattgcgttctgtacattccattcattcttagtagAAGTCCAATCGAATGCCGGCTACATACATaggacgcatgcgtaataacaacctggggattaggattgcgggctcctcttgtcgcccgcaataaatgaaccaaaattacaTACTTTACCGATGTGTGTTTTCAATTTGAATTTTGGGGTTAGCCGTCGCGAGATCTGACACCGATGAAAGGTCGGAGACCCCTCGTATAAACTCGGATACTTTATGTCATTCTCGGCAGGTGATTAATTATTCCGAGAATTTTTGGAATGTGGGACTGTCCCAGACCCGCGAGAAATTTGGTTCCAGTTGACCGAAAGATTAAACATAAGACAATGAGTGAGTAATTGAACAAGAGAGTTGATTAACAGAAGGCCAGTAAATGAACGAACGAACACAACACAATGTGACAATACGCAACAAATATATGTAACACTCGTCCaataattcattaatttttctcAATATTCGAGCGGGTGCGAATATATCAGAGATTAATTAGGTTCAAACGTATAATAATTGATATGAGTAGACTCAATTTTCGTACCCTCAATTTTGGTCACTAGGCAGGTCACGTGataagaactgaaaaaaaaaacgcctgcgtataaccaaatttttatcattatgtATCTAATATATATCGGCTGTATTTATAACATTACTGATGCATTATTCTTTGTACATATTTTATCATTAACTAACCATGGAAAACATTGCCGACATCCTACAATATTGACGACATACGGTATAGCTTGGCAATTGACAATGCTTTCTTATGGAATATCTAAAAATATCCCACGGGCCTGGACACTTGATTTTCCTTAGAATGCGCAAATGAGTGTTTTTTTATTAGGTGAACACGTAAAAAAGccacaaaaaagagaaaacaatatCACGAGGTAACTCTTACGGAGGGGAAAACAAATAGTGAAAATCAATTAATACTATTACTCAGGGACAAATGTAGACAAAATGTAGAATGTAACTcaaagaagaattaaaagagTATTCGTTAGGGAATGTGCAGACTTTTCTCTTGTGAGTCGATAGTTCctctgcattaaagaaaagacCACCTAGGCCTTTAGTTGATAAACCAATCGAGAAGCTTTGCGCTGCGTGACAACCCTTAATAACGGTTTTGAAGGAGACTTCCATGGGACCTTCAGGATGTGCTTCCAAAATTATGTTATCCATGCAGTAAATTAAGGCTTAAGACCCATGCTAGAAATTAGCAGCAAATACTGATAGGAAATTCGAACACTTCACTTTCATGGTAAAGGGATAAAGCATTTCTACAAGAGAAACTAACATACCTAGTCCCAAGGGTCTTCTCGATTTCCAATATGtagactactcgtagtctatccAATATGGCGAGctaataaaaacagtaaaaaggCACATGAGCAGCCATTTAAGTGTACATACCTCATAAAAAGATGTCCTTGCTATGTTTCTTAACGTTTCCTGTCCCATCAAGTTTTTGATGTCCTGGTTTTTAATATAAGACTAACAGGAAAACTCGGCTGTCCTCCCACGTGTCCTACACTGTCCGATGAGAAACCTCAGGAAACCTCCATAAATCACCTTCGTTCGACTCCAATCAGCTCTAGATCTCCGCTTCAGCATAGAAAGAATATTCTCCTGTCCAAAAAGCGTCAGTTTAGTACCAGACATTAAGCCGCGGcatcaaaaaggaaagaaatataACAACAAATTCGAACTTGGCGCCTCGGTCAATGTGGTCTTGGCTTAGTAGCCACGCCGCATAGTAAAATACCCTCGGCGGGGAGGGACAGGGGAGCAGATCAGACTGCttgttttaacaagaaaaaacgaCCGGCATAGCATTGATAGGACaggaaacagaaagaaaacatcacaaagttatttatttatgaagTATATACACTTAAATGGCTGCCAGtgtacattttttattttttatcaataCAAATGCTCAGAACTCCTCTGTTATGAGACTGGGGGTCCTGCTGGGCCTGGGAACAGTCAAAAGATTAAACACCTCGGGTTCTTGCAATGAAAATTTGGGATACCAGTGAAAACTATATACACATTTTGACGTCCGTGTAAGAGCCACGCTAGTTTCCGCTTAGCTTAATATCAATATCacttttgtaactttttagtGCTCTTGAGCTTAGCAACTTTTTTAAGCAAGCAAGCAATGGCAGGCTTGGACATTTAAGCGAGCTAGGAATTcgctaaataaacaaaaattggcCAAGCAAGCAAGCGCGGTTGTATGGTTCTGGATTTGCGTTCTTCTCGTGCAGGAAGATATGGGTCCCTCTCTCCTGTATTTTCTTACGCCTTCTCCTAGGCATCAAGTTTCAAGCATTGAAAGGAAGTAGGTTGAAAATCTTACCGTTTGGATTCCAGTTTGGGAAAATCCCGGGCGGAAGAatcttaagaaaagaaaagctgcATGTGAGATGCACGCCGAAGCTAAAAAATTTGGTGATCAGCTGTAGCTGTACAGAAAATTATAAAGCTTTCTTGCTTTATAAAATAGATAAATTTAAGATTTATAAGATTTAAGGCAATGGAAGGAGAGCTCGAAAATATCGCAATCActgattttttgtttacttccGTTtctaaaagttgctaaaaataaactaaacacTGTTACGTCATACGAACAAAGAATCACGTGACCACCACGAAAACATACATTTAGCgccattttgtttctgttttgagtAGGTACGGTGTTGTTCTTCGCTTCAGATATTAACCAAAGGAGTATTAAGTCCTTTCCAAAGCAGATAAATGAAGTGGGAATATAAGGAAGAGCATCCCTTCGAAAAACGACGAGCTGAAGGCGAGAAAATTCGCAAGAAGTACCCCGATAGAGTTCCGGTGAGTCGGCTCAGCAAGCTTGGAATTTTGTGGTAACTTCCTGTCATCAAGTTTATCGAATTTGTTTTAAGCAACAAGGATGTTCCTAAAGTTTCCGACTCTGAGATCTTTAAATGCTTAGCTAGGAAGAATTTCTTTCCCTTTTATGACTGATCGATTGGTAGGAAAACAGGCGCTAAGCCTCTAATATTTTGCAAATTGTATGGCGTCAGATTTTATTTTGCAACGTCACCAAGGGGTGCAACTTATTTCCAGATCTAAGTAAATTCTATATCGTTGAGCTAAAACATACATTACTGACTCTTGTCCTTTTGTTTGATAATTACAGTTAAAGAATAAATACCTGTCTGTGGTATGCCCCGAAAAATTGCCTACTAAGCTTAAAAAACAATCTTGCAGCTAGTCGCTTTGCTGTACAGCCTCCCAGAaaagattaagcttatgttGAAGCTAAAAAGTGCAATAGTATTTCACTTTCGTGTAATTGAAACCAACCAATACACAGCATTACCGaactaaaattatttaaatttaataatttttaacttGAACACTATGAGGAGTTAACCCATTCGTGTTGACGCCCAAACTATGagtattaataaaataatcattgaGAGATATGCCAGACTGACCAGGCGGCATTTGATCAAAATATgaatacttaacaattatttgaTGAGGCTGAGTGTCATCTTAAGAATTTTGAAGATCAGGTTGTTAATCAGCCTtagcggataacaccctccaagatctccataattcttcagatgatacgaaaggTGAAttcataattgttttatcattcattcaaaatcattcctagtttaaaaacagatGAAAGCATGCTTAACTCCATTAATGTTAACTTCATCTTCAGTTACCAGTTTATCAGGAGTTTAGTGGTTTTCAGAACTGCAAATATCCTCCAAATAGCAGACATCGTCTgtcaagttgtcttcttgctgtttttgctatgtttttagccaacaGTTTGCCTATTTCTTAAAATGTTCAGCCATGTTATGCTCATTACTTaaaacctcatccccaggtcttctcacCTAGCTGTTCAGTTTTCTGGCAATTATGCTGCACAGTTGACATCATTTTTTACATATCACAAAAGTCTTCCAACTGTGGTAGACAGTAGCTGGTTGTCATGTGAATGCAATCAGTAATACAggtacttatccactggatatttGCACAGAATAAATGAAGGGGCATGTTCAGCCTCAAGAAAATTTGCAACCAAAGTGAAGCATTCCATTTTCCTTCTTACAAAATTGTCGATAACTTATCATTCCTTATGAGGAGGAACTGAAGGCTACAATTTTTCAAAGCTGAACTATCAGACCAAAGCAACTGATCAAAGAGAATCTCCTCTGGTGATGGACTGCTTTTAATGGGGACTGGACTGGGTTTTAGGCATTCCACTGATATTCTAGCCGAAAAATTTGGCATAAATTATGAAATGCATTTATGGGGAcaacttttctgaaatttaagCTAGTATACACAACCATTCAAATAATATTGAGTCAGCTCAAGCAGTATTTCCATGTTGTCTCATTTGAATtccgtttttatttttccacgGGTTTAGAGTTGAAGCATTTTCTTTGTGCATAAGTACAGTGTACAATTTACGGCATTCTGAAAATTAACCAATCAGTTGGCTAATCCTGTTCTGAAACAGTCAGAGAATGGTTTCCTAAAGGAAGGGTGCTTAaagcatatacatgtatttcacCCTTATACCCTTCAAGCACCAATATCCATTATATAAACAATttccaaacagaaaaaaaacatcttaaagGAAACTTGAAGGGTCGAATTACACACTTGCACACCCAAGGCCCTAACTTGCCTGCTTTAGAATTGTGACAATTGAGTTTTTATGAGGGTTTGTCTTTTCAAATAATGACTGTCGCACTGTACAAAGAGCAAAGTACTTGGCAGTGTAAAAAGAAGAGCAAGCAGCTTGGGACATTTAAAGTGTtaactttgtttctttgttgagTCCCACTGTACTGCTTTGCCAGCTCATATGTGGCTATTTATTATCATGTTACAGCATGTTGCAGAATGCCAATATAAGTCTCTATACCAGTAAGCCTTTGCATTAAAGGCTTTAATACATGTATAATCctttttaagccttcatattaAAGCTTTGAATGCTTTATAAACCTTAACAATAAAATGCGCTAAATTATACTCAAACCAAGGAAGGGCTGAGCTCTAACAAATGGTGACTAGTGCCGTCTGGTGAATCACTTTTGCTCAGACTTGGTCAAAGAGAAATCTTAGCTTTTTCATAGAGCTTCTATGCTGGAGTTTCACAGATGGGGCTGCTCAGGGTTTCCTACAAACCTTGTTGGAGCAAATTCCTTCAAATATCAGTCTTAAGGCAGTACCCAAAGTTTGTGATTTTTGGAACAGTTGAAATGCAGTAAGAttgtgaaattattttttttggaaatccTAGCCTTCTATGTCCTTTAACAGTGTTGCAGAAAGCATTAAAAttgtatttataattatttgttttaatcttttctttattttaaattgCAGGTGATTGTGGAAAAAGCTCCTAAAGCGAGGATCGGTGATTTGGATAAGAAGAAATACCTTGTTCCCTCAGATCTGACAGGTTAGTGATTATTTTAAGGATGGAACAGTGGCATTGTAATGCTACAATCAATGATTCACCAAATAATGACCCTGTTCCAGGgctcaaaattaaaagattCCTTTGGTTGCCTTTTGGTAACCAGTTGGAGAAATCTAGTTGCCAGA from Porites lutea chromosome 1, jaPorLute2.1, whole genome shotgun sequence encodes the following:
- the LOC140944120 gene encoding galanin receptor type 1-like, translating into MENNTTSGVNNSSTTNSPTTNSDEQQSQESDPDMRLIIILITCWILIIVGVIGNSLVIAVVKLIRSMHTTTNYLLLNVASADITTLLFIAIQLITSMHLSRFSSFLCKFVSNGYVPVVTLIVSSYTFTLLAIERYYALVKPMTASRRLRNDNVAYVILGIWLVAVGLVTPIFIVADADSYGYCDFGDSDNKILIYVYCLFTICLIIPFIIIATCYLRVIYGMHFKKTICSNTSERVDTRQEITEKHRLLKVLILLTAVFFTAFIPYSFLLIMNFSNIYSSNVKNLRYSAQFLTLLNCSMNPFIYAFQSFNYRRGFVLVFKQMFCRDKSVNAIELRQVCNNSSVRTA